Within the Tachysurus fulvidraco isolate hzauxx_2018 chromosome 3, HZAU_PFXX_2.0, whole genome shotgun sequence genome, the region TTTGTCTCAACTCGCACCTGTGTCTCCACCTGAGACTTTGTATGAACCCAAGCCTGTGTCTCTACTTGAGACTCTGTCACAACTCCAACATATGTCTGAACCTATGTCTCCACAAGAAATTGCATCTTCCCCTGAACCTATGTCTCCCCCAAAGCTTGTGTCTCCACCTGAGTCTTTGTCTCACCCAGAGTCTGTGTATCTAACTGAGACTTTGTCTCCACCTGAGCCTGAACCTCATCTGGCCTCGGATCTGCCTCCTGTCAAGACAGATAATGCTGCATCCATCGACTCTTCACCGACTCCTCCAAAACTGACTTGGGGAGAAATTATGTATGCACTGGATGCCGAGCTGGAAGAGGCAGAGACGCTTAAGGAGCAGGAGTTCAGCAAGGAGAAGGATACTCTTAAACTGGTCGAGAAAAAGAGGGGGAAAATTACTAAGAAGGACAAGATTGAAGAGGTcatagaaaggaaagaaaaagttgAGGACTTGGCcaaaagaaaaagatagagCAGAGGGAGGAGGCAGTGGATGATTGGAAACAGAAGACTATGAATAAGAATATCATCAGAGCAAAGGTGAACTACTAGTCCCTCCAGTTTCTTCCTTTCCcaatacactgtgttcacttccccttcctctctcttttaGAAGACACATGTTTTTTCCATACACTGTATTCTGTATAGCTGCTCTATGAAATTTTATCAGTATAGATAGATAAGATGTATATATGGACTATACGGGGGTCAATCACAGCTTACTGATACTAACACATCATAGCTGTTCTGTTATGTAtatatttcagtgtgtgtaATGCTCATTGTTTGCTTTCTGTATCTCCTTGTACAGTTTTTTATGTCAAAAGAATATGGATTCATCACATATTCCTCTGAAGCTGAAGCCAGCACAGCTATCAGGGAGATGAATGGGAAGATTGTGGGAAGGAAGAAGCTGATTATTACTCTgtctaaaacaaaaaagcaactAGCAGAGCAGAAGATCAGGAATGGCTGGAAAAGAAGGATGAGTTAACGTGAACACTCAAAGAGAGTCTGATCACAGCTATTAGGAAccctaataaaaatgtataaaaaaaagatcttcCAAATGTTGCACAAATGGTCTGAGTTTTTAATCAGGTTAGCAGTAAAAGTGCTGTAAAATAATCATCTCTAAAATTCCAGctcaataaaacagaattagaAATTAATAACTGAACATCATTCAAACCTCAGTTATGAACTATGTAATTATTGATGAACAGAATTTACCATAACTgactaaatatatatagatataaatacagATCAGAGACTCACACAGTAGAGCTCTGCTTACTTTTTGAACTTGCTGAGTTCTTGTGCACGTTCTCCACAGTGTTTGTATGGGTTTCCTCCAAGTTCTCTGGCTCAAAAACATGACAGGAGGcagagcagatacacacactaaagtgaccctgtgtgtttatGGAGCCTTAAACCTAGTTCCTTAAACATTATTGACCTAAAAGAAATATATAGAGCATATAAAAGGGAGATGATTTTGCATGATGAGGTCACGTGGCTGAGAAGCCAGAGATCTGATTTGGATAATGAAGCTGCTTCTTACAAACATCAAACCTAAATCCACATGAAGCTCTTTATTGatctataataaaaataaaataaaaaaaaacaaaaaacagaatgtCTCAGTCCTTAATGAACATCACAAGGTCATTGCTGTTTGGTTACAGTCAGTCTAGAAGTGTCTGGGTTCACTAGTAACTGGGTTGTTTCTAGGAAACCTGATTAACACCAGTTAAATGGCATTAAATACAACATAAAGTAATTTGAACAGCGCTTGAATTCAAAGAACTAAAAGCTAAAAGGCGCGTGCGCAGAACATGTATGAGTTGCAGTTCACACTCCAATCCAGTAGGGGGCGGGAAAGTACCATCTAGGTTGGCTGCCA harbors:
- the LOC113644707 gene encoding proteoglycan 4-like encodes the protein MVHMVHCRGKDGPFAYFTLPIAYTIRKSSLLYIPKRKFPDRDLNPGCSPFCTCDILLSPPMVETVEEEKLEPLSPPETLLPSQHVIPPKPVPKTLSQPDPVSPPKTLSQPEPVSPPETLSQPEPVSPPETLSQLAPVSPPETLYEPKPVSLLETLSQLQHMSEPMSPQEIASSPEPMSPPKLVSPPESLSHPESVYLTETLSPPEPEPHLASDLPPVKTDNAASIDSSPTPPKLTWGEIMYALDAELEEAETLKEQEFSKEKDTLKLVEKKRGKITKKDKIEEVIERKEKVEDLAKRKR